A window of Streptomyces sp. DG1A-41 contains these coding sequences:
- a CDS encoding YceI family protein — protein MGFTIRHLGIAKVRGRFERLEAELFVGERVEDVRVSATVDLASIDTGNADRDAHVRASDLPDVEKRPTMTYRSTRVSGEGEHWTMEGELTIGEVTRPVALAVEFGGLVDVPMDGSRQAGFEATGEIRRSEFGLDFAPGLLGEVVKIQLDMQFVEPENA, from the coding sequence GTGGGCTTCACCATCCGTCACCTGGGCATCGCCAAGGTGCGGGGGCGCTTCGAGCGGCTGGAGGCCGAACTGTTCGTCGGGGAACGCGTCGAGGACGTGCGGGTCTCGGCGACCGTCGACCTGGCCTCGATCGACACCGGCAACGCCGACCGGGACGCGCATGTACGCGCCTCCGATCTGCCCGACGTCGAGAAGCGCCCGACGATGACGTACCGCTCGACGCGGGTGTCGGGTGAGGGGGAGCACTGGACGATGGAGGGCGAGCTGACGATCGGCGAGGTGACTCGCCCGGTGGCGCTCGCCGTGGAGTTCGGCGGGCTGGTCGATGTGCCCATGGACGGCAGCCGGCAAGCCGGCTTCGAGGCGACGGGCGAGATCCGGCGCAGCGAGTTCGGGCTCGACTTCGCCCCCGGTCTGCTCGGTGAGGTGGTGAAGATCCAGCTCGACATGCAGTTCGTGGAGCCGGAGAACGCCTGA